The following proteins come from a genomic window of Chitinivibrionia bacterium:
- a CDS encoding exodeoxyribonuclease III translates to MKIYSWNVNGIRACARDGLLQEFFAKEDPDILAIQETKAHKGQLSNDILNIGGYKSFWYSAVKKGYSGVAVYTKTEPKSIENLGSEKYDNEGRTIIAEFENFTLVNCYFPNSQAERARLDYKLGFCDYLLWRLKQITESGKNVILVGDYNIAHTELDIKNPKSNENSPGYYWEEREWMTKFLTSGFRDVFRERHAGEPNHYTWWSYRTDARTRNVGWRIDYCCVNDEFAKDVKNTAIHKEYLGSDHCPVSIEV, encoded by the coding sequence ATGAAAATCTACTCTTGGAACGTAAACGGAATAAGAGCCTGTGCTCGCGATGGCTTACTGCAAGAATTTTTCGCAAAAGAAGACCCCGATATTTTGGCTATTCAAGAAACGAAAGCCCATAAAGGACAGTTAAGCAACGATATTTTGAATATAGGCGGCTATAAAAGTTTTTGGTATTCTGCAGTAAAAAAAGGATACAGCGGAGTTGCCGTTTACACAAAAACAGAGCCCAAAAGCATTGAAAATCTCGGCAGTGAAAAATACGACAACGAAGGACGGACAATAATCGCAGAATTTGAAAATTTTACGCTTGTAAACTGTTATTTTCCAAATTCACAAGCGGAAAGAGCGCGGCTCGATTACAAACTCGGTTTCTGCGATTATTTGCTTTGGAGGCTGAAACAAATTACAGAAAGCGGCAAAAACGTAATTTTAGTCGGAGATTACAACATTGCGCATACCGAACTTGATATTAAAAATCCGAAAAGCAACGAAAATTCGCCGGGATATTATTGGGAAGAACGCGAATGGATGACTAAGTTTTTAACTTCGGGGTTCAGAGATGTTTTTCGCGAACGCCACGCAGGCGAACCCAACCATTACACTTGGTGGTCATACAGAACAGACGCTCGTACAAGAAACGTCGGCTGGAGAATTGACTACTGTTGTGTTAACGATGAGTTTGCAAAAGACGTAAAAAACACGGCAATTCATAAAGAATATTTGGGAAGCGACCATTGTCCCGTAAGTATAGAGGTGTAA
- a CDS encoding HAD family hydrolase gives MIDLKKYTSIIWDWNGTIMDDSQLVYGIYNEECEIHGLQKLTESEYKKRFYFPVAKFYEEMGLPLHKYPAVAERFSRIYRPRWNEIKVHKQVYEYLQKFEAAKISQFVLSAYEQNELSEMVNFFNLQNYFTEIAGVSADFVAQSKIQRGLELIKHDKIDTSKTLMIGDTAHDFEVAQALGTDACIVAWGATSYEKLAQVCGEKIVFKSLREAFGE, from the coding sequence TTGATAGACTTAAAAAAATATACTTCGATTATTTGGGATTGGAACGGCACCATTATGGACGATTCGCAGTTAGTTTACGGCATTTACAATGAAGAATGCGAAATTCACGGCTTGCAAAAACTAACCGAGAGCGAATACAAAAAGCGATTTTACTTCCCCGTTGCCAAATTTTACGAAGAAATGGGATTGCCTCTGCACAAATACCCCGCCGTCGCCGAGAGATTTTCGAGAATTTATCGTCCACGATGGAACGAAATAAAAGTGCACAAACAAGTTTATGAATACTTGCAAAAATTTGAAGCGGCAAAAATTTCACAATTTGTATTATCCGCATACGAGCAAAACGAGCTCTCGGAAATGGTAAATTTCTTTAATTTGCAAAACTATTTTACGGAAATCGCAGGAGTATCCGCCGATTTTGTAGCGCAATCCAAAATTCAAAGAGGTTTGGAACTGATAAAACACGACAAAATCGACACATCAAAAACGCTTATGATAGGCGACACCGCCCACGATTTCGAGGTAGCGCAAGCGCTCGGAACAGACGCGTGCATAGTCGCTTGGGGAGCGACTTCTTACGAAAAATTAGCGCAAGTTTGCGGCGAAAAAATAGTTTTCAAAAGTTTGAGAGAAGCGTTCGGGGAGTGA
- a CDS encoding glycosyl hydrolase family 8 produces the protein MLNKTKLPRVFILALLLISSATPISAQAPQRPFPMAGRWERGAHADQILRPTNFTQAQMNQHVIDRYTAFKNSFLVRVPGGNFYFRAGGTPAESRAYVTQSEAHGYGMLMVVLMAGHDPEAKAIFDGMNRLRRAHFATNDSSLMSWVIFPENVAATGTPVLSANERRGNATDGCLDMAYALLLAHAQWPEGDAFTNVSYLDQARRIITGMRTRGMTTMPGATHRTRLWAGTQNNSNTRSSDWMPGHFRAFALAETTMSNRNFWLAAVDTVYSLLDQVSHRTTGLTPDFATGIPAVPDPRCGGASEGGLRCETFSYNACRMPWRIGQDWVQHGEPRALTQINRISSWLRTSTNGNSANIRNGYELDGTATGRSFDVAFGAPFTTAMLGNTAGGSAHQTFLNTTYDRIRSNAGGGSYGGAINILNLLLISGNWWYPTAELVGGNQGENRTPTDILLSQNNLVAPVASGARIGTLSAVDAETQAANTYTFSLVSGNGSANNALFTISGANLNATAELEANTYSVRIRVADASSTQTPNYFEKAFEITVFPPARQREPLPMAGVIDLVNWTDWETQVDPLSEVVLDTNFAEGIVGFNLDRGPQGGTIFTWAQAGAYFRAGGRFEQINYITIEYVSERPIHIIIGDSVLTANGTSHEFLLRENRGAPETITIPLTSFQQPSWLSAGSRTPINKARVSGILISAQSANSITEGEIRRLILSEEMLSVSVSPQQNARRISNISQVNVAQNIVNLNIKGETSVEIRIADVRGRQLFSENLRLNSSGLGSLNIPATIARNQALILNVRGENGVNITQRILLQ, from the coding sequence ATGTTGAATAAAACAAAACTACCGAGGGTTTTTATTTTGGCACTATTATTAATATCATCAGCAACTCCGATTTCGGCACAAGCACCACAACGACCGTTCCCGATGGCGGGAAGATGGGAAAGAGGCGCACACGCAGACCAAATATTGCGTCCGACAAATTTTACACAAGCACAAATGAACCAGCACGTGATTGACCGCTACACCGCTTTCAAGAACAGTTTCTTGGTAAGGGTGCCGGGCGGAAATTTCTACTTTCGAGCAGGGGGAACTCCCGCCGAATCGAGAGCGTATGTAACTCAATCGGAAGCGCACGGCTACGGAATGCTGATGGTTGTGCTTATGGCAGGGCACGACCCCGAAGCAAAAGCAATATTTGACGGAATGAACCGTTTAAGAAGAGCACACTTCGCAACAAACGACAGCAGTTTGATGTCTTGGGTAATATTCCCCGAAAACGTTGCCGCAACAGGAACACCCGTTTTATCGGCAAATGAGCGAAGAGGAAACGCCACTGACGGATGTTTGGATATGGCTTACGCTCTTCTTTTGGCGCACGCGCAGTGGCCCGAGGGCGACGCTTTTACCAATGTTAGCTATTTGGATCAAGCAAGACGCATTATTACAGGAATGAGAACCAGAGGTATGACGACGATGCCCGGCGCAACCCACAGAACAAGATTATGGGCAGGAACTCAAAACAACTCAAACACCCGCTCCTCAGACTGGATGCCGGGGCATTTCAGAGCGTTTGCACTGGCTGAAACGACAATGTCAAACCGCAATTTTTGGCTTGCCGCCGTTGATACCGTTTACTCTCTTTTGGATCAGGTGAGCCACCGGACAACAGGGCTTACCCCCGATTTTGCAACAGGCATTCCCGCAGTTCCCGACCCGCGTTGCGGTGGCGCAAGTGAAGGCGGACTTCGTTGCGAAACGTTTAGCTACAACGCCTGCCGTATGCCTTGGAGAATCGGGCAGGACTGGGTACAACACGGAGAGCCGAGAGCTCTTACGCAAATCAATAGAATCTCGAGTTGGCTGAGGACATCAACTAACGGAAACTCTGCAAATATCCGAAACGGCTATGAATTGGACGGAACGGCTACCGGAAGAAGTTTTGACGTGGCATTCGGCGCTCCTTTTACCACGGCGATGTTAGGTAATACGGCAGGCGGGAGCGCGCATCAGACGTTTTTGAATACTACTTATGACCGTATTCGCTCAAATGCGGGCGGAGGCTCATACGGAGGCGCAATCAATATTTTGAACTTGCTTCTTATATCGGGAAACTGGTGGTATCCCACTGCTGAGTTAGTGGGCGGAAATCAGGGAGAAAACAGAACGCCTACCGATATTTTGTTGTCGCAAAATAATTTGGTCGCACCTGTTGCATCGGGCGCAAGAATAGGAACTTTAAGCGCAGTTGACGCGGAAACGCAAGCGGCAAATACATACACATTCTCGCTTGTAAGCGGAAACGGCAGTGCTAACAATGCGTTGTTTACAATTTCCGGAGCGAATTTGAACGCTACCGCCGAACTTGAAGCAAACACATATTCCGTAAGAATAAGAGTGGCTGACGCATCATCAACCCAAACACCAAACTACTTTGAAAAAGCATTTGAAATAACCGTTTTCCCGCCTGCCAGACAGCGCGAGCCTCTTCCGATGGCAGGAGTTATTGATTTGGTAAATTGGACGGATTGGGAAACACAGGTTGACCCTCTCTCCGAGGTTGTTTTAGATACCAATTTTGCAGAAGGGATTGTGGGTTTTAATCTCGACAGAGGTCCTCAAGGCGGAACAATATTTACTTGGGCGCAAGCAGGAGCATATTTCAGAGCGGGCGGACGTTTTGAGCAGATAAATTACATAACTATTGAGTATGTTTCGGAAAGACCGATACATATAATAATCGGCGATTCAGTACTTACGGCAAACGGAACAAGCCACGAATTTTTACTCAGAGAAAACAGAGGCGCGCCTGAAACCATTACCATTCCTTTGACCTCGTTTCAGCAACCGAGTTGGTTAAGCGCAGGCAGTCGCACTCCGATTAACAAGGCAAGAGTGTCGGGAATTTTAATTTCGGCGCAGTCGGCAAATAGTATAACCGAAGGGGAAATTCGCAGGTTGATACTAAGCGAAGAAATGCTGTCTGTTTCTGTCTCTCCACAGCAAAACGCAAGACGAATAAGCAACATCTCGCAGGTTAACGTTGCCCAGAATATCGTAAATCTGAACATTAAAGGCGAAACGAGCGTTGAAATAAGAATAGCCGATGTTAGAGGTCGCCAACTTTTCAGCGAAAATCTAAGGCTTAATTCGAGCGGATTGGGCTCTTTGAACATTCCTGCGACAATAGCAAGAAACCAGGCGTTGATTTTGAATGTCAGAGGCGAAAACGGAGTAAATATTACGCAGAGAATTTTGTTGCAATAA
- a CDS encoding type II toxin-antitoxin system PemK/MazF family toxin — MMRGEIWWVDFGDPIGSEPGFRRPAVIVQNDKLNINRLATTVVLPITSNLAHKDIQGNVFLNKSVSKLSKDSVILAHQIACVDRAALIEKVSELTNKDLLKRIGNEMMFVLGI; from the coding sequence ATGATGCGTGGTGAAATTTGGTGGGTAGATTTTGGCGACCCGATAGGTAGCGAGCCCGGATTTAGACGTCCTGCGGTAATTGTTCAAAACGATAAATTAAACATAAACAGATTAGCGACAACTGTAGTTTTACCTATAACAAGTAATTTAGCGCACAAAGATATTCAAGGAAATGTGTTTTTGAATAAAAGCGTTTCAAAATTGAGTAAAGATTCGGTAATTCTTGCGCATCAAATCGCTTGCGTTGACAGAGCCGCTTTAATAGAAAAAGTATCGGAATTGACAAACAAAGACCTGCTCAAGCGAATTGGAAACGAGATGATGTTTGTTTTGGGTATATAG